Part of the Cystobacter ferrugineus genome, CCCAGGAACTCACCACCTCGAGATCGAGCATGGAGGCCACCGCCAGCACGGCCGCCGCGCACACGAGCGTGCCCAGCGCATGACCCAGACCCCACAACAACCCCACACGCCAGGCCTTCCGGCGCATCCCCAACGACAGAGGCGCCAGACTCAACAGATGATCCGGTCCGGAGACCGCGTGGAGCGCACCCGAACCCAGTCCGACGAGAGCTGCGACCATGACATTCCTTCCCATCCGCGACGAAGCGGCTCCCGCCCCGTCACGTGGAGAAAGATGCGCCACGGGCGCTGATGGTTCCAAGACAAGTTCCGCATCATCCTGAAAGCATCTGCCTATCAGCGCCGGGAATACGGGCGCGACCGCCTCGAAGGAGCCCACGCCCTTCCAGGGCCAGGCATCCCGCTCACGGACTCATATAACGCCCGAGGAAGAGCACGTTCTTGGTGGGCACGTGCTCGATGAGGAAGAGGAACGGCCGGTCCACGAGGAAGGGCTCGGGCATGGAGGGAGGACCCGCCACCACCGCCGTGGCCGCGGCCGCCTCCGTTCCCTTCTCGTTCACGGACACGAAGGCCTTGTGCTCGACCGACGAGATGAGGAGGGACTCGGCGCTCGACAGACCCGACAGGTCGGCATGCTCTTCGAACAGGTCCCGGATGCCGAGCTCCCGCAGTTTCGGAATCAGCGACGCCGGGGTCTCCACCTCGAAGCGCGGCAGGCGCACGTCCACCTCACGACCCTTCAGTGCCCCGCGGATGCCCCCCAGGAAGTCCGCCGACAGCCGCGATTCGATCTCCTCGAACCGGCCCGAGTCCGGAAGGACGATGAGCATGCGGAATTTGCGCCCCACGTAGTCGAGCGCGAGGGCCTCGAAGCCCTCGCCCTTCATGTGCCAGGCCCCGCCCCCGCGCATCGTCGGCACCTGCCGGGTCGCGCCGTCGAGCGTATGGAATGGCGCGTTCTGGGTGCCCTTGTCCATGAAGGGCGAGTCCCACGCGGCCTTGAAGTGCAGCGCGTTGACGAGGACGAGCCGGGTCAGGGGCGTCACCGCGCCCGAAGGCAGCAAGTCCTGGATGCGCTCCTGCGTCTGCTCCCAGAC contains:
- a CDS encoding serpin family protein, translated to MVAWRQGLMGRLTTGWLLAACACSSGEPLGVGQGPTPGPTPGSTEAVSAPGEFISSGKERVANPDAPASDLEAVAAGNTDFGAALYRELREPGKNLFFSPYSVSQALAMVYAGARGETERQMGQGLRFSLPQDRLHPAMNALSLALLAPPGDTGQATPPQFSGVNATWGQRGFAFQPEYLDVLAQHYGTGMHVVDFSADPSGIREDINTWVWEQTQERIQDLLPSGAVTPLTRLVLVNALHFKAAWDSPFMDKGTQNAPFHTLDGATRQVPTMRGGGAWHMKGEGFEALALDYVGRKFRMLIVLPDSGRFEEIESRLSADFLGGIRGALKGREVDVRLPRFEVETPASLIPKLRELGIRDLFEEHADLSGLSSAESLLISSVEHKAFVSVNEKGTEAAAATAVVAGPPSMPEPFLVDRPFLFLIEHVPTKNVLFLGRYMSP